A genome region from Nocardiopsis exhalans includes the following:
- a CDS encoding SelT/SelW/SelH family protein, with translation MSAQVRTPRLEIEYCTRCKWLPRATWMAQELLTTFEAELGEVALIPSTGGVFEVRVDGEVVWSRKSDAAFTDAADIKKLVRDRIAPDRPLGHSDRRP, from the coding sequence ACAGGTGAGAACCCCACGGCTGGAAATCGAGTACTGCACGCGCTGCAAGTGGCTGCCGCGCGCGACCTGGATGGCGCAGGAGCTGCTCACCACCTTCGAGGCCGAACTCGGTGAGGTGGCGCTGATCCCCAGCACCGGGGGCGTGTTCGAGGTGCGTGTGGACGGCGAGGTCGTCTGGTCCCGTAAGAGCGACGCCGCGTTCACCGACGCCGCCGACATCAAGAAGCTGGTCCGGGACCGGATCGCCCCGGACCGTCCTCTCGGCCACTCCGACCGCCGCCCCTGA
- a CDS encoding enoyl-CoA hydratase/isomerase family protein — MSEELSVRVDGHVGVLEIHRPPNNHFDLDVLTELADTAEELAAGGTRVLVLCSEGKNFCAGVDFASGGVGDTPVHTLSAIYGQGLRLFSLPVPVIAAVQGAAVGGGLGLACAADFRVAAPSSRFHANFGLLGLHQGFGLSASLPRIVGQQKAADMFYTARRVTGTEAHAIGLADLLVDEPNLREEAVRQAHRIALSAPLAVRSMKATMRADLLAELPAALDREIIEQTKLLGTKDNEAGVTASLNRTRPTFTGE; from the coding sequence ATGAGCGAGGAGCTGTCCGTCCGCGTCGACGGTCACGTCGGTGTGCTGGAGATCCACCGCCCGCCGAACAACCACTTCGACCTCGACGTCCTCACCGAGTTGGCGGACACCGCCGAGGAGCTCGCCGCCGGGGGAACCCGTGTCCTCGTGCTGTGCTCGGAGGGCAAGAACTTCTGCGCCGGGGTGGACTTCGCCTCCGGCGGCGTGGGCGACACCCCGGTCCACACCCTCAGCGCCATCTACGGTCAGGGGCTGCGGCTGTTCTCGCTGCCGGTCCCGGTGATCGCCGCCGTCCAGGGCGCGGCCGTGGGCGGCGGGCTCGGCCTGGCCTGCGCGGCCGACTTCCGGGTGGCCGCCCCCTCGTCCCGCTTCCACGCCAACTTCGGGTTGCTGGGCCTGCACCAGGGCTTCGGTCTGAGCGCCTCGCTGCCCCGGATCGTGGGGCAGCAGAAGGCCGCCGACATGTTCTACACGGCCCGCCGCGTCACCGGTACCGAGGCGCACGCCATCGGCCTGGCCGATCTGCTGGTGGACGAGCCGAACCTGCGCGAGGAGGCCGTGCGCCAGGCGCACCGCATCGCCCTGTCCGCCCCGTTGGCGGTGCGCTCGATGAAGGCCACCATGCGCGCCGACCTTCTCGCCGAACTGCCCGCGGCCCTGGACCGGGAGATCATCGAGCAGACCAAGCTGCTCGGTACCAAGGACAACGAGGCCGGGGTCACCGCCTCCCTCAACCGCACCAGGCCCACGTTCACGGGGGAATGA
- a CDS encoding UBP-type zinc finger domain-containing protein — MSNEIDPTAPPSGEGCQECLAGGGWWVHLRRCAACGHVGCCDSSPAQHGSRHFESTGHPIIQSFEPGEKWFYDFRTKQAGQGPELAAPTSHPQDQPVPAPAERVPANWRELIH, encoded by the coding sequence ATGAGCAACGAGATCGACCCGACCGCCCCGCCCAGCGGGGAAGGCTGCCAGGAGTGCCTCGCGGGCGGCGGCTGGTGGGTGCACCTGCGCCGCTGCGCGGCCTGCGGACACGTGGGCTGCTGCGATTCCTCGCCCGCCCAACACGGCAGCCGCCACTTCGAGTCCACCGGCCACCCGATCATCCAGAGCTTCGAGCCGGGCGAGAAGTGGTTCTACGACTTCCGCACCAAACAGGCCGGTCAGGGCCCCGAACTGGCGGCGCCGACCTCACACCCCCAGGACCAGCCGGTTCCCGCCCCCGCCGAACGGGTCCCGGCCAACTGGAGGGAACTCATCCACTGA
- a CDS encoding cytochrome P450: protein MTRTGKAPDLISPEFAADPYRAYSLLREHSPLLWHEPTSSYVLSRYEDVRRVFQDREGAFSTDNYGWQLEPVHGRTILQLDGRDHSTRRALVAPAFRGRELQERFLPVIERNSRALIDGFRHRGRVELVSEYATRFPINVIVDMLGLDQSDHDRFHDWYSAIIAFLGNLSQDPGVTEAGLRTRDEFADYLLPIIAERRENPAGDLLSKLCQAEVDGTRMTDEEVKAFCSLLLAAGGETTDKALASLFANLITHPDQLAAVREDRSLIPRAFAESLRLTPPVQMIMRQTTRDVEIGGGTVPAGATVTCLIGSANRDPDRFHAPEAFDLYRSELSETTSFSAAAEHLSFALGRHFCVGALLAEAEVRVGVNDLLDAMPNLKLAEGAELVEQGLFTRGLRELPLEFSPVPRPRGAR, encoded by the coding sequence GTGACCCGCACCGGCAAGGCCCCGGACCTGATCTCCCCCGAGTTCGCCGCCGACCCCTACCGCGCCTACTCCCTGCTCCGCGAACACTCCCCGCTGCTCTGGCACGAGCCCACCTCCAGCTACGTACTCTCCCGGTACGAGGACGTGCGGCGGGTCTTCCAGGACCGGGAGGGCGCCTTCTCCACGGACAACTACGGGTGGCAGCTGGAGCCGGTCCACGGGCGGACCATCCTCCAGCTCGACGGGCGCGACCACTCGACCCGCCGGGCCCTGGTCGCGCCCGCCTTCCGCGGCCGGGAACTCCAGGAGCGCTTCCTGCCCGTGATCGAGCGCAACAGCCGCGCCCTGATCGACGGCTTCCGCCACCGGGGCCGGGTCGAACTGGTCTCGGAGTACGCGACCCGGTTCCCGATCAACGTCATCGTGGACATGCTCGGCCTGGACCAGAGCGACCACGACCGCTTCCACGACTGGTACAGCGCGATCATCGCCTTCCTGGGCAACCTCAGCCAGGACCCAGGGGTGACCGAGGCCGGGCTGCGCACCCGGGACGAGTTCGCGGACTACCTGCTGCCGATCATCGCCGAGCGCCGGGAGAACCCCGCAGGCGACCTGCTCTCCAAGCTCTGTCAGGCCGAGGTCGACGGCACCCGGATGACCGACGAGGAGGTCAAGGCCTTCTGCAGCCTCCTGCTGGCCGCCGGCGGTGAGACCACGGACAAGGCCCTGGCCAGTCTGTTCGCCAACCTGATCACGCACCCCGACCAGCTCGCGGCGGTCCGGGAGGACCGTTCCCTGATCCCCCGCGCCTTCGCCGAGTCGCTGCGGCTGACCCCGCCGGTGCAGATGATCATGCGCCAGACCACCCGGGACGTGGAGATCGGCGGCGGCACGGTACCCGCCGGGGCCACCGTCACCTGCCTGATCGGATCGGCCAACCGCGACCCCGACCGCTTCCACGCGCCGGAGGCCTTCGACCTGTACCGCTCGGAGCTCTCGGAGACCACGTCGTTCTCCGCCGCCGCCGAACACCTCTCCTTCGCCCTGGGACGGCACTTCTGCGTGGGGGCGCTGCTGGCCGAGGCCGAGGTGCGGGTGGGGGTGAACGACCTGCTCGACGCCATGCCCAACCTGAAGCTGGCCGAGGGCGCCGAGCTGGTCGAACAGGGCCTGTTCACCCGCGGGCTGCGCGAGCTGCCGTTGGAGTTCTCCCCGGTCCCGCGGCCGCGCGGAGCCCGCTAG
- a CDS encoding cytochrome P450 gives MNNTVGAPGVQGAAVPPARGPVPLSPEHQHAMRFYGPDIARDPVSLYEEMRRRFGPVAPILLDGDIPAWFVLGYRELHHVTGRPEWFARDCRRWNMWDHIDDDWPLMPYVMWTPSVMFAEGAEHQRRAGAIGDALDATDRADLRVLCQQVADGLIDQFAGDGEADLVSQYAHHIPAGVIARLYGLPAQEVPDMVRDILISLDVTADAGAAHQRVQDRMRRIVGERRAHPRDDVPSRLLLHPAGLTDDEVVIDLLVIMSAAQAPTGNWIGNTLRLMLMDDDFSLTLQGGRSSSGEALNEVLWKNTPTQNFIGRWAVQACELGGRHIKRGDLLVLGLAAANCDPRLNTGDLGIYGTNRAQMSFGHGEHGCPFPAPETAEVIARTAVETLLDRLPDVRMAVPSDRLRWRPSVWMRGLYELPARFSPIVGQGRGTGQGRRLG, from the coding sequence GTGAACAACACCGTGGGAGCCCCCGGGGTCCAGGGGGCGGCCGTCCCCCCGGCCCGGGGGCCCGTGCCCCTGTCGCCCGAGCACCAGCACGCCATGCGCTTCTACGGGCCCGACATCGCCCGGGATCCGGTGTCGCTGTACGAGGAGATGCGCCGCCGCTTCGGCCCGGTCGCCCCCATCCTCCTGGACGGTGACATCCCCGCGTGGTTCGTGCTCGGCTACCGGGAACTGCACCACGTCACCGGCCGTCCCGAGTGGTTCGCCCGGGACTGCCGTCGCTGGAACATGTGGGACCACATCGACGACGACTGGCCGCTCATGCCGTACGTGATGTGGACCCCCTCGGTGATGTTCGCCGAGGGCGCCGAACACCAGCGGCGGGCCGGGGCGATCGGCGACGCCCTCGACGCCACGGACCGAGCCGACCTGCGCGTGTTGTGCCAGCAGGTCGCCGACGGCCTCATCGACCAGTTCGCCGGGGACGGCGAGGCCGACCTGGTCAGCCAGTACGCCCACCACATCCCGGCGGGGGTGATCGCCCGGCTGTACGGCCTGCCCGCGCAGGAGGTTCCCGACATGGTCCGGGACATCCTCATCTCGCTGGACGTCACCGCCGATGCGGGCGCGGCCCACCAGCGGGTCCAGGACCGGATGCGGCGGATCGTCGGTGAGCGGCGGGCCCACCCGCGCGACGACGTCCCCTCCCGGCTGCTCCTGCACCCGGCCGGGCTCACCGACGACGAGGTGGTCATCGACCTGCTGGTGATCATGTCGGCGGCCCAGGCGCCCACTGGCAACTGGATCGGTAACACGCTGCGGCTCATGCTGATGGACGACGACTTCTCCCTCACCCTGCAGGGCGGCCGCAGCAGCTCCGGCGAGGCGCTCAACGAGGTGCTGTGGAAGAACACCCCCACCCAGAACTTCATCGGCCGGTGGGCGGTTCAGGCCTGTGAGCTGGGCGGGCGCCACATCAAGCGGGGCGACCTGCTGGTGCTGGGTTTGGCCGCGGCCAACTGCGACCCCCGGCTCAACACCGGTGACCTGGGCATCTACGGAACCAACCGGGCGCAGATGTCGTTCGGGCACGGGGAACACGGCTGTCCGTTCCCCGCGCCCGAGACAGCGGAGGTGATCGCCCGCACCGCCGTGGAGACCCTCCTCGACCGGCTGCCGGACGTGCGGATGGCGGTTCCCTCGGACCGGTTGCGGTGGCGGCCGTCGGTGTGGATGCGCGGGCTGTACGAACTCCCCGCCCGGTTCAGTCCCATCGTCGGTCAGGGGCGCGGTACCGGCCAGGGGCGGCGGCTGGGTTAG
- a CDS encoding GTP-binding protein, with product MPSNASEVPASGVPASGVPASGVPAQTAATATGRLPLASTASNALKIVIVGGFGVGKTTMVGSVSEMRPLSTEEVMTQASAGVDDLSAVRDKRTTTAAFDFGRITVDATRVLYLFGAPGQKRFWFLWEQLFTGSLGAVVLVDTARVEESWYAIDRLEHHRTPFIVAVNRFAPGPNLDEVRTALDLSDDVPLLECDARRRESSRDVLIALVHHLARYRPPASAPERSS from the coding sequence TTGCCCTCCAACGCCTCTGAAGTCCCCGCCTCCGGAGTCCCCGCCTCCGGAGTCCCCGCCTCCGGAGTCCCAGCACAGACGGCAGCCACGGCCACCGGACGGCTGCCCCTCGCCAGCACCGCGAGCAACGCGCTCAAGATCGTCATCGTCGGCGGCTTCGGCGTGGGGAAGACGACCATGGTCGGTTCGGTCAGCGAGATGCGCCCGTTGAGCACCGAGGAGGTCATGACGCAGGCCAGTGCCGGGGTCGATGACCTCAGCGCGGTCCGGGACAAGCGCACCACCACGGCCGCGTTCGACTTCGGCCGGATCACCGTGGACGCCACCCGGGTCCTCTACCTCTTCGGCGCCCCCGGTCAGAAGCGCTTCTGGTTCCTGTGGGAGCAGCTCTTCACCGGCAGCCTCGGCGCGGTCGTCCTGGTGGACACCGCCCGGGTGGAGGAGTCCTGGTACGCCATCGACCGCTTGGAACACCACCGCACCCCGTTCATCGTCGCGGTCAACCGGTTCGCTCCGGGCCCGAACCTGGACGAGGTGCGCACCGCCCTGGACCTGTCCGACGACGTCCCCCTGCTGGAGTGCGACGCCCGCCGCCGCGAGTCCAGCCGCGACGTACTCATCGCCCTCGTCCACCACCTGGCCAGGTACCGTCCGCCCGCGTCCGCACCGGAGAGGTCGTCGTGA
- a CDS encoding DUF742 domain-containing protein, producing the protein MNTDPLPSGGPGTDPRGGDPLRTEAPDRLYTVTGGRGDADDPALDAVALVVAESEPAPDMQSEHAAILRLCRRPVAVVEISAELGLPVSVVRILLVDLLDTGAVTARHPVPAPSRPSSPQTGPRHDPDTLKQVLLALQRL; encoded by the coding sequence ATGAACACGGACCCCCTCCCCAGCGGCGGCCCCGGTACCGACCCCCGCGGTGGCGACCCCCTCAGGACGGAGGCGCCGGACCGGCTGTACACGGTCACCGGGGGGCGCGGTGACGCCGACGACCCCGCCCTGGACGCCGTCGCCCTCGTCGTCGCCGAGTCCGAACCGGCGCCCGACATGCAGTCCGAGCACGCCGCCATCCTCCGGCTGTGCCGCCGACCCGTCGCCGTGGTGGAGATCTCCGCGGAGCTAGGGCTCCCGGTGAGCGTCGTACGCATCCTCCTCGTCGACCTGCTGGACACCGGGGCGGTGACCGCCCGGCACCCGGTACCCGCCCCCTCCCGGCCCTCCTCCCCCCAGACCGGGCCACGGCACGACCCCGACACCCTGAAGCAGGTGCTCCTTGCCCTCCAACGCCTCTGA
- a CDS encoding roadblock/LC7 domain-containing protein translates to MTTTDAGLDWLLENLRHRTPGIRHVLVLSRDGLKMCHTRELDMDRADQLAAISAGIQSLSLSASAEFGDATGSGQAMLEYGGGLLLIVGAGEGAHLAVIAGYEADVGVVAHHMNELVEQIGVHLTAGPRRRPHGVDPSR, encoded by the coding sequence ATGACGACCACGGACGCCGGCCTCGACTGGCTGTTGGAGAACCTACGGCACCGCACACCGGGCATCCGACACGTCCTGGTGCTGTCCAGGGACGGGCTCAAGATGTGCCACACCCGGGAGCTGGACATGGACCGGGCCGACCAGCTCGCCGCGATCTCCGCCGGGATCCAGAGCCTTTCCCTCAGCGCCTCCGCGGAGTTCGGCGACGCGACCGGATCGGGCCAGGCGATGCTGGAGTACGGCGGCGGGCTCCTGCTCATCGTCGGTGCGGGAGAGGGCGCGCACCTGGCCGTCATCGCCGGTTACGAGGCCGATGTCGGTGTGGTCGCCCACCATATGAACGAACTGGTCGAGCAGATCGGGGTGCACTTGACGGCCGGGCCCCGCCGCAGGCCCCACGGGGTGGACCCGTCCCGATGA
- a CDS encoding sensor histidine kinase, whose amino-acid sequence MAVHLSDRKRPLPRPGQQALVALLGTSALVAPAWSWTVIESPESARPVIALVGGLVGLLLCAAVATAVYQAAVARIARAHSTRVSGGARTLEEEAGWVVDALLPALAHAAREGRPVKTVLSAHPRPAHPTVDRLAHAVATQVADAEQRSAEDRAARTEIENEVIDLANAALPLIVHRVRQDRTIAVEVLNQEFQNVHPPVAHLRRRVLEEILAGERRCATALVSAANSGGRIQAHLTTLLAQLRTLEDRYGDRPDIFHDLLAVDHNVARTGRLADAFVVLAQGRSGRRWTRPIIMESILRGAMGRITAFRRVRLHYTSKVAVVGYAAEGVMQALAELMDNAANFSANGTEVHVYVQEEDTGVTITVEDSGLGLRHRERRIAENLIAEPRTLATLPGTRMGLAVVGCLADKYGLTVSFRPSARGGIGVVVLIPPNLITEPRVPERRPLADTPPPVSAPANSAEGTPARGVPTAHTPPNGTPRPAPQTGPQPQVSTNSAPPVADVHSGPNRSLQAPANQGPAAPASTRQGPAEQEPTEKGTGRPPLARRDAARPAPAASDAERPAQPVNLPQRRRGHTLAEAVRENPEQLFPTRHRSFDPRARNEVPTRFAAFRDAGDADGAPEGDGPDTTWEDRR is encoded by the coding sequence ATGGCAGTACACCTGTCCGACCGGAAACGGCCTCTTCCGCGCCCCGGCCAACAGGCACTCGTCGCTCTCCTGGGCACCTCCGCCCTGGTCGCCCCGGCCTGGTCCTGGACGGTGATCGAGAGCCCCGAGTCCGCCCGCCCGGTCATCGCCCTGGTCGGCGGTCTGGTCGGACTGCTGCTGTGCGCGGCCGTGGCCACCGCCGTCTACCAGGCGGCCGTCGCGCGTATCGCCCGCGCCCACAGCACCAGGGTCAGCGGCGGCGCCCGGACCCTGGAGGAGGAGGCGGGGTGGGTCGTGGACGCGCTCCTGCCCGCACTCGCCCACGCCGCCCGTGAGGGGCGCCCGGTGAAGACCGTGCTCTCCGCACACCCCCGACCCGCCCACCCCACGGTCGACCGGCTCGCCCACGCCGTCGCCACCCAGGTCGCCGATGCCGAGCAGCGCTCCGCCGAGGACCGGGCGGCGCGCACGGAGATCGAGAACGAGGTCATCGATCTGGCGAACGCCGCCCTGCCGCTGATCGTGCACCGGGTGCGCCAGGACCGCACCATCGCCGTCGAGGTACTCAACCAGGAGTTCCAGAACGTCCACCCGCCCGTCGCCCACCTGCGCCGACGCGTGCTGGAGGAGATCCTGGCCGGGGAGCGCCGCTGCGCCACCGCGCTGGTCTCGGCGGCCAACTCCGGCGGGCGCATCCAGGCCCACCTGACCACCCTGCTCGCCCAGCTGCGCACCCTGGAGGACCGGTACGGCGACCGGCCCGACATCTTCCACGACCTCCTGGCGGTGGACCACAACGTCGCCCGCACCGGCCGCCTCGCGGACGCGTTCGTCGTCCTCGCCCAGGGGCGCTCCGGGCGGCGCTGGACCCGCCCCATCATCATGGAGAGCATCCTGCGCGGGGCGATGGGCCGGATCACCGCCTTCCGCCGCGTCCGCCTGCACTACACCAGCAAGGTGGCGGTGGTCGGCTACGCGGCCGAGGGGGTCATGCAGGCACTCGCCGAGCTCATGGACAACGCCGCCAACTTCTCCGCCAACGGCACCGAGGTACACGTCTATGTGCAGGAGGAGGACACCGGGGTCACCATCACGGTCGAGGACAGCGGGCTGGGCCTGCGTCACCGGGAACGCAGGATCGCCGAGAACCTCATCGCCGAACCCCGCACCCTGGCCACCCTCCCCGGCACCCGGATGGGGCTGGCGGTCGTGGGCTGCCTGGCGGACAAGTACGGCCTCACGGTGAGCTTCCGGCCCTCGGCCCGGGGCGGGATCGGGGTGGTCGTGCTCATCCCGCCCAACCTCATCACCGAACCACGTGTCCCCGAACGCCGTCCGCTCGCCGACACCCCGCCCCCGGTCAGCGCGCCCGCGAACTCGGCGGAAGGCACCCCGGCGCGAGGGGTGCCGACGGCCCACACACCGCCCAACGGCACGCCCCGGCCCGCACCCCAGACCGGACCCCAACCCCAGGTGTCGACGAACAGCGCGCCTCCGGTCGCGGACGTCCACAGCGGACCGAACCGGTCACTCCAGGCTCCGGCCAACCAGGGTCCGGCCGCACCCGCTTCGACCCGCCAGGGCCCGGCCGAGCAGGAGCCGACCGAGAAGGGCACCGGCCGTCCGCCCCTGGCCCGGCGCGACGCCGCCCGCCCCGCCCCCGCCGCCAGCGACGCGGAGCGGCCCGCCCAGCCGGTCAACCTGCCCCAGCGCCGTCGCGGGCACACCCTGGCCGAAGCGGTCCGGGAGAACCCCGAACAGCTCTTCCCGACCCGGCACCGTTCCTTCGACCCCCGGGCGCGGAACGAGGTCCCCACCCGGTTCGCCGCCTTCCGTGACGCTGGTGACGCCGACGGCGCACCCGAGGGGGACGGCCCGGACACCACCTGGGAGGACCGGCGTTGA
- a CDS encoding serine hydrolase domain-containing protein, which produces MPSGTQAISTRARVSAAVAAVAVLAAGFALRPQPPTLSPDTTGDAELAERARPLLEEGPRATAAVVEVGDGRIRGAYFGSDETTRYEIGSVSKSLTGLLLADAVERGEVTEDTELGSLLDLGEAPAASVTLAELSGHQSGLPNNPPRALDRIAQAVNHTRNRQPYTAEDVDALVGMVADAELSGRGEHSYSNLGAAALGQALAAAAGTDYPTLVRERILDPLDMTDSLVPATPEDVPPEAATGHANNGRPFAPVADAVWAPSGGVYSTGADMGLLALALLTGDAPGAVAMEPRWEDEVGDGVGLGWYVTDHDGTEVTWHNGITGGFYTILALDREGERAVVILSDTPAGTYSAAVDLLLEEA; this is translated from the coding sequence ATGCCCAGCGGCACACAGGCCATCAGCACACGGGCCAGGGTGAGCGCCGCCGTCGCGGCCGTCGCCGTCCTGGCCGCCGGGTTCGCCCTGCGACCGCAGCCCCCGACCCTGTCCCCGGACACCACCGGCGACGCCGAACTGGCCGAGCGCGCACGCCCCCTGCTGGAGGAGGGGCCGCGGGCCACCGCCGCCGTGGTGGAGGTCGGCGACGGGCGGATCCGCGGCGCCTACTTCGGCTCGGACGAGACCACCCGCTACGAGATCGGTTCGGTCTCCAAGAGCCTGACCGGGCTGCTGCTGGCCGACGCCGTCGAGCGCGGGGAGGTCACCGAGGACACCGAACTCGGCTCCCTGCTGGACCTGGGGGAGGCGCCCGCCGCCTCGGTCACCCTGGCGGAACTGTCCGGTCACCAGTCGGGTCTGCCCAACAACCCGCCCAGGGCGCTGGACCGGATCGCCCAGGCCGTCAACCACACGCGCAACCGCCAGCCCTACACCGCCGAGGACGTCGACGCCCTGGTCGGGATGGTCGCCGACGCCGAACTCTCCGGCCGGGGCGAGCACTCCTACTCCAACCTCGGCGCCGCCGCCCTCGGCCAGGCTCTGGCCGCCGCGGCCGGTACCGACTACCCCACCCTCGTCCGGGAGCGGATCCTGGACCCCCTGGACATGACCGACAGCCTCGTCCCCGCCACCCCCGAGGACGTGCCCCCGGAAGCCGCCACCGGGCACGCCAACAACGGCCGCCCGTTCGCCCCCGTGGCCGACGCCGTCTGGGCGCCCTCGGGCGGGGTGTACTCCACCGGCGCGGACATGGGGCTCCTCGCCCTGGCCCTGCTGACCGGCGATGCCCCCGGAGCGGTGGCCATGGAACCGCGCTGGGAGGACGAGGTCGGAGACGGCGTCGGGCTGGGCTGGTACGTCACCGACCACGACGGCACCGAGGTGACCTGGCACAACGGCATCACCGGCGGTTTCTACACCATCCTGGCCCTGGACCGCGAGGGCGAGCGCGCCGTGGTCATCCTGTCGGACACCCCCGCCGGCACGTACTCGGCCGCCGTCGACCTTCTGCTGGAGGAGGCATGA
- a CDS encoding ArsR/SmtB family transcription factor, protein MYRGSVSEPKPERTAAERLADLEARVAELEQRARPAAAPAEAAEASYGERFFALEALKERVPEDGMVVYAGVVPVEGGEPLQWQYGRTVGDIEGLDWSSLAGNLDALGHPVRLSLLQAVHSGTATVAELKERAEFGTSGQIYHHINLLVAAGWLVNRRRGHYVIPPERLVPLMVVLTAAKG, encoded by the coding sequence ATGTATCGTGGTTCCGTGTCAGAACCAAAGCCTGAACGAACCGCCGCTGAACGCCTCGCCGACCTGGAGGCCCGGGTCGCCGAACTGGAACAGCGGGCCCGGCCTGCCGCCGCCCCCGCCGAGGCTGCCGAGGCCTCCTACGGAGAGCGCTTCTTCGCCCTGGAGGCGCTCAAGGAGCGCGTCCCCGAGGACGGCATGGTGGTCTATGCCGGTGTCGTCCCCGTCGAGGGCGGCGAACCGCTCCAGTGGCAGTACGGCAGGACCGTCGGCGACATCGAGGGCCTCGACTGGTCCTCCCTGGCTGGGAACCTCGACGCCCTGGGCCACCCCGTCCGCCTCAGCCTCCTCCAGGCCGTCCACTCCGGCACCGCCACCGTCGCCGAACTCAAGGAACGCGCGGAGTTCGGCACCAGCGGTCAGATCTACCACCACATCAACCTGTTGGTCGCGGCGGGTTGGCTGGTCAACCGCAGACGCGGCCACTACGTCATCCCCCCGGAACGGCTGGTCCCCCTGATGGTGGTGCTCACCGCGGCGAAGGGCTGA
- a CDS encoding DUF7144 family membrane protein has protein sequence MQTQPNGWQYFVSTLLIVTGAINVIQGLAAMFTPDFYIASETQMLVLEYGAWGVLLGLWGVVLVVAGLAILSGSAWARAFAIVLAAMNAIAQLAFLIAMPLWSVVVIAIDVLVIYGLTAAWPAAIRGEDPESSRESGHRSSYRAGYQAAHEKPTATPRPTASPEHGSAQGQGPARGRGQGSGSGQHQQPTS, from the coding sequence ATGCAGACACAGCCCAACGGTTGGCAGTACTTCGTCTCGACGCTGCTCATCGTCACCGGCGCGATCAACGTGATCCAGGGTCTGGCGGCGATGTTCACCCCCGATTTCTACATCGCCAGCGAGACCCAGATGCTCGTCCTCGAATACGGCGCCTGGGGCGTCCTGCTCGGCCTGTGGGGGGTGGTGCTGGTCGTCGCCGGTCTGGCGATCCTCTCCGGCAGCGCCTGGGCCCGGGCCTTCGCCATCGTCCTGGCCGCCATGAACGCCATCGCCCAGCTGGCCTTCCTCATCGCCATGCCGCTGTGGTCGGTGGTGGTCATCGCGATCGACGTCCTGGTCATCTACGGCCTCACCGCGGCTTGGCCCGCCGCGATCCGCGGTGAGGACCCCGAGAGCTCCCGGGAATCGGGCCACCGGTCGAGCTACCGCGCCGGCTACCAGGCCGCCCACGAGAAGCCCACCGCCACGCCCCGTCCCACCGCGTCCCCGGAGCATGGATCCGCGCAGGGGCAGGGACCCGCGCGGGGCCGGGGCCAGGGCTCCGGTTCCGGGCAGCACCAGCAGCCCACCAGCTGA
- a CDS encoding class I SAM-dependent methyltransferase → MGGRGNKGRFVGLDSSAAALERISERGQAGPVLADAMDLPFPDASFDAVTARHMLYHVPGPDRALREARRVTCPGGRVLATVNHGAGLPHLVAMVKEVVGGLGLDAPGYRGLASSEDLPGRMREVFGEVSVTRRDNALVFAEPEPVIRYAVSVLALYGLPPGAEGYAAAAELGHRTRRWFEENQGPWRDPKGYTVCVSERS, encoded by the coding sequence CTGGGCGGGCGGGGGAACAAGGGGAGGTTCGTCGGGCTGGACAGCTCGGCCGCGGCTCTGGAGCGGATCAGCGAACGCGGCCAGGCCGGCCCGGTGCTGGCCGACGCCATGGACCTGCCCTTCCCCGACGCCTCCTTCGACGCCGTCACCGCCCGGCACATGCTCTACCACGTGCCCGGTCCGGACCGGGCGCTGCGAGAGGCCCGACGGGTGACCTGTCCGGGCGGGCGGGTACTGGCCACCGTCAACCACGGCGCGGGGCTTCCGCACCTGGTCGCCATGGTCAAGGAAGTGGTGGGCGGCCTCGGGCTGGACGCACCCGGCTACCGCGGGCTGGCCAGCAGCGAGGACCTGCCCGGGCGGATGCGGGAGGTGTTCGGAGAGGTGTCGGTGACCCGGCGCGACAACGCGCTGGTCTTCGCCGAACCCGAGCCGGTGATCCGGTACGCGGTGTCCGTTCTGGCCCTGTACGGGCTGCCGCCGGGGGCCGAGGGGTACGCGGCGGCAGCGGAGCTGGGCCACCGGACCAGGCGGTGGTTCGAGGAGAACCAGGGGCCGTGGCGCGACCCGAAGGGATACACCGTGTGCGTGTCCGAACGCAGTTGA